One region of Eleutherodactylus coqui strain aEleCoq1 chromosome 5, aEleCoq1.hap1, whole genome shotgun sequence genomic DNA includes:
- the GIT2 gene encoding ARF GTPase-activating protein GIT2 isoform X2, which yields MSKRMKSLEVCADCNVQDPRWASINRGVLICDECCSVHRSLGRHISQVRHLKHTPWPPTLLQMVQTLYGNGANSIWEHTLLDPASIMSGKRKANPQDKLHPNKAEFIRAKYQMLAFVHRLPCRDDDSVTAKDLSKQLHSSVRTGNLETCLRLLSLGAQANFFNPEKGSTSLHVAAKAGQILQAELLAVYGADPGTPDSVGKTPIDYARQGGHHDLADRLVEIQHELTDRLAFYLCGRKPDHRTGQHFIIPHMADSLDLSELAKAAKKKLQSLSNHLFEELAMDVYDEVDRRETDAVWLATQNHSTLVTETTVVPFLPVNPEYSSTRNQGRQKLARFNAHEFATLVIDILSDAKRRQQGNSVVAQKDNVELVLKSISNQHSMESQDNDQPDYDSVASDEETDLENVPPNSNREKSLESDLSDGAFSVQEFLEVKNALTASEAKIQQLMKVNSNLSDELRIMQKKFQTLQCENTNLRRQATTNLYQVPTGSEYTDLANPPSLKRRPSGRGSRPMSMYETGSAQKPYLPMGEVTYPEESIKRLQPFPPHIGRSAYVTSSSSLPSFPSTLSWSRDESTRRGSKVEKQSSVPESDYDNAFHDAELEEISSTRKGRQRSMPWHGDGSIPEMDDPDTDVSSTLPSTEDVIRKTEQITKNIQELLRAAQENKHDSYIPCSERIHVAVTEMAALFPKKPKSDMVRTSLRLLTSSAYRLQTECKKTLPIESSPSIDVQLVTQQVIQCAYDIAKAAKQLVTITTKENTN from the exons ATCCTCGCTGGGCCTCTATTAATAGAGGTGTTCTGATATGTGACGAATGCTGTAGTGTACATCGGAGCCTGGGGCGACATATCTCACAAGTGAGGCATCTGAAACACACGCCATGGCCACCTACCTTACTACAG ATGGTACAGACCTTGTATGGTAATGGGGCAAATTCAATATGGGAACATACTTTGCTGGACCCGGCATCTATAATGAGTGGGAAGCGGAAAGCCAATCCCCAGGATAAATTGCA CCCAAACAAAGCTGAATTTATAAGGGCGAAATATCAAATGCTGGCATTTGTTCACCGTTTACCCTGTCGAGATGATGATAGTGTTACAGCCAAAGATCTTAGTAAG CAACTTCATTCTAGCGTTAGGACTGGCAATTTGGAGACTTGTCTGCGGCTCTTATCCCTGGGGGCTCAAGCAAATTTTTTCAATCCG GAAAAAGGAAGTACATCTCTTCATGTGGCAGCAAAAGCAGGTCAGATATTACAGGCCGAGCTGCTCGCAGTCTACGGCGCAGATCCCGGCACACCTGATTCTGTTGGGAAAACGCCCATTGACTATGCAAG GCAAGGTGGCCACCATGATTTAGCAGATCGCCTTGTGGAAATTCAGCATGAATTGACTGACCGATTGGCATTCTATCTTTGTGGGAGGAAACCAG ACCACAGAACTGGACAGCACTTTATAATACCCCACATGGCAGATAG TCTAGACTTATCAGAACTGGCTAAAGCTGCGAAGAAAAAGCTTCAGTCT TTAAGCAATCACTTATTTGAAGAGTTGGCAATGGATGTTTATGATGAAGTTGACAGACGAGAAACAGATGCAG TTTGGCTGGCTACCCAAAACCATAGCACACTTGTCACAGAAACCACTGTAGTACCTTTCCTTCCTGTGAATCCGGAATATTCTTCAACACGTAACCAG GGAAGACAGAAGTTGGCCCGTTTCAATGCCCATGAATTTGCCACCCTGGTAATAGACATTTTAAGTGATGCCAAAAGACGACAACAGGGAAATTCAGTAGTTGCGCAGAAAG ATAATGTGGAATTGGTTTTAAAAAGTATAAGCAATCAACATAGCATGGAAAGCCAAGATAATGACCAGCCTGACTACGATAGTGTCGCATCTGACGAAGAAACGGATTTGGAGAATGTTCCACCCAATTCTAATAGGGAAAAG AGTTTGGAGTCTGACTTATCTGATGGAGCCTTCTCAGTTCAAGAGTTCCTGGAGGTTAAGAATGCCCTGACTGCATCAGAAGCAAAAATTCAACAGTTAATGAAGGTTAATAGCAATCTTAGTGATGAGCTTCGGATAATGCAAAAAAAG TTCCAAACACTGCAGTGTGAGAACACCAACCTCAGGAGACAGGCCACAACTAACCTATATCAGGTCCCAACTGGGTCAGAATATACAGACCTTGCCAACCCACCTTCGTTAAAGAGGCGGCCTTCGGGAAGAGGTAGCAGGCCCATGTCCATGTATGAGACGGGATCTGCCCAGAAGCCCTACCTCCCAATGGGAGAAGTTACTTACCCAGAAGAAAGTATTAAACGGCTACAACCTTTCCCACCACAT ATCGGGAGGAGTGCTTATGTGACCTCCTCTTCATCCCTGCCTTCCTTCCCCTCCACGCTTTCCTGGTCAAGAGATGAAAGCACACGAAGG GGGTCAAAAGTAGAGAAGCAGTCCAGTGTACCAGAAAGTGACTATGATAATGCCTTTCATGATGCAGAGCTGGAAGAAATAAG CTCAACGAGGAAAGGGAGACAGAGGAGCATGCCCTGGCATGGAGATGGCTCCATTCCTGAGATGGATGACCCTGATACAGATGTGAGCTCCACATTGCCCAGCACGGAGGATGTCATTCGTAAGACTGAACAAATTACCAAAAACATCCAAGAGCTGCTTAGGGCAGCGCAGGAGAACAAACATGACAG CTATATACCATGTTCAGAAAGAATACACGTTGCAGTGACAGAAATGGCAGCCCTCTTCCCAAAG AAACCCAAATCGGACATGGTGAGAACATCGCTCCGACTGCTTACGTCCAGTGCTTATCGGCTGCAAACGGAATGCAAAAAGACCCTGCCAATAGAGTCCAGTCCAAGCATTGATGTCCAGTTGGTGACGCAGCAAGTCATTCAGTGCGCCTATGACATTGCCAAGGCTGCTAAACAATTGGTCACCATCACAACCAAAGAAAACACAAACTAA
- the GIT2 gene encoding ARF GTPase-activating protein GIT2 isoform X7 encodes MSKRMKSLEVCADCNVQDPRWASINRGVLICDECCSVHRSLGRHISQVRHLKHTPWPPTLLQMVQTLYGNGANSIWEHTLLDPASIMSGKRKANPQDKLHPNKAEFIRAKYQMLAFVHRLPCRDDDSVTAKDLSKQLHSSVRTGNLETCLRLLSLGAQANFFNPEKGSTSLHVAAKAGQILQAELLAVYGADPGTPDSVGKTPIDYARQGGHHDLADRLVEIQHELTDRLAFYLCGRKPDHRTGQHFIIPHMADSSLDLSELAKAAKKKLQSLSNHLFEELAMDVYDEVDRRETDAVWLATQNHSTLVTETTVVPFLPVNPEYSSTRNQGRQKLARFNAHEFATLVIDILSDAKRRQQGNSVVAQKDNVELVLKSISNQHSMESQDNDQPDYDSVASDEETDLENVPPNSNREKSLESDLSDGAFSVQEFLEVKNALTASEAKIQQLMKVNSNLSDELRIMQKKFQTLQCENTNLRRQATTNLYQVPTGSEYTDLANPPSLKRRPSGRGSRPMSMYETGSAQKPYLPMGEVTYPEESIKRLQPFPPHIGRSAYVTSSSSLPSFPSTLSWSRDESTRRGSKVEKQSSVPESDYDNAFHDAELEEISSTRKGRQRSMPWHGDGSIPEMDDPDTDVSSTLPSTEDVIRKTEQITKNIQELLRAAQENKHDRPFERESVRRLRHSLGCFSTLVPWAEKAPLQPLTLQQPDSSSCYIPCSERIHVAVTEMAALFPKKPKSDMVRTSLRLLTSSAYRLQTECKKTLPIESSPSIDVQLVTQQVIQCAYDIAKAAKQLVTITTKENTN; translated from the exons ATCCTCGCTGGGCCTCTATTAATAGAGGTGTTCTGATATGTGACGAATGCTGTAGTGTACATCGGAGCCTGGGGCGACATATCTCACAAGTGAGGCATCTGAAACACACGCCATGGCCACCTACCTTACTACAG ATGGTACAGACCTTGTATGGTAATGGGGCAAATTCAATATGGGAACATACTTTGCTGGACCCGGCATCTATAATGAGTGGGAAGCGGAAAGCCAATCCCCAGGATAAATTGCA CCCAAACAAAGCTGAATTTATAAGGGCGAAATATCAAATGCTGGCATTTGTTCACCGTTTACCCTGTCGAGATGATGATAGTGTTACAGCCAAAGATCTTAGTAAG CAACTTCATTCTAGCGTTAGGACTGGCAATTTGGAGACTTGTCTGCGGCTCTTATCCCTGGGGGCTCAAGCAAATTTTTTCAATCCG GAAAAAGGAAGTACATCTCTTCATGTGGCAGCAAAAGCAGGTCAGATATTACAGGCCGAGCTGCTCGCAGTCTACGGCGCAGATCCCGGCACACCTGATTCTGTTGGGAAAACGCCCATTGACTATGCAAG GCAAGGTGGCCACCATGATTTAGCAGATCGCCTTGTGGAAATTCAGCATGAATTGACTGACCGATTGGCATTCTATCTTTGTGGGAGGAAACCAG ACCACAGAACTGGACAGCACTTTATAATACCCCACATGGCAGATAG CAGTCTAGACTTATCAGAACTGGCTAAAGCTGCGAAGAAAAAGCTTCAGTCT TTAAGCAATCACTTATTTGAAGAGTTGGCAATGGATGTTTATGATGAAGTTGACAGACGAGAAACAGATGCAG TTTGGCTGGCTACCCAAAACCATAGCACACTTGTCACAGAAACCACTGTAGTACCTTTCCTTCCTGTGAATCCGGAATATTCTTCAACACGTAACCAG GGAAGACAGAAGTTGGCCCGTTTCAATGCCCATGAATTTGCCACCCTGGTAATAGACATTTTAAGTGATGCCAAAAGACGACAACAGGGAAATTCAGTAGTTGCGCAGAAAG ATAATGTGGAATTGGTTTTAAAAAGTATAAGCAATCAACATAGCATGGAAAGCCAAGATAATGACCAGCCTGACTACGATAGTGTCGCATCTGACGAAGAAACGGATTTGGAGAATGTTCCACCCAATTCTAATAGGGAAAAG AGTTTGGAGTCTGACTTATCTGATGGAGCCTTCTCAGTTCAAGAGTTCCTGGAGGTTAAGAATGCCCTGACTGCATCAGAAGCAAAAATTCAACAGTTAATGAAGGTTAATAGCAATCTTAGTGATGAGCTTCGGATAATGCAAAAAAAG TTCCAAACACTGCAGTGTGAGAACACCAACCTCAGGAGACAGGCCACAACTAACCTATATCAGGTCCCAACTGGGTCAGAATATACAGACCTTGCCAACCCACCTTCGTTAAAGAGGCGGCCTTCGGGAAGAGGTAGCAGGCCCATGTCCATGTATGAGACGGGATCTGCCCAGAAGCCCTACCTCCCAATGGGAGAAGTTACTTACCCAGAAGAAAGTATTAAACGGCTACAACCTTTCCCACCACAT ATCGGGAGGAGTGCTTATGTGACCTCCTCTTCATCCCTGCCTTCCTTCCCCTCCACGCTTTCCTGGTCAAGAGATGAAAGCACACGAAGG GGGTCAAAAGTAGAGAAGCAGTCCAGTGTACCAGAAAGTGACTATGATAATGCCTTTCATGATGCAGAGCTGGAAGAAATAAG CTCAACGAGGAAAGGGAGACAGAGGAGCATGCCCTGGCATGGAGATGGCTCCATTCCTGAGATGGATGACCCTGATACAGATGTGAGCTCCACATTGCCCAGCACGGAGGATGTCATTCGTAAGACTGAACAAATTACCAAAAACATCCAAGAGCTGCTTAGGGCAGCGCAGGAGAACAAACATGACAG GCCCTTTGAACGTGAGAGTGTGCGCAGGCTGAGGCATAGCCTTGGTTGTTTTAGCACATTGGTTCCTTGGGCAGAGAAAGCCCCACTGCAGCCATTGACCCTCCAGCAGCCAGACTCTTCCTCCTG CTATATACCATGTTCAGAAAGAATACACGTTGCAGTGACAGAAATGGCAGCCCTCTTCCCAAAG AAACCCAAATCGGACATGGTGAGAACATCGCTCCGACTGCTTACGTCCAGTGCTTATCGGCTGCAAACGGAATGCAAAAAGACCCTGCCAATAGAGTCCAGTCCAAGCATTGATGTCCAGTTGGTGACGCAGCAAGTCATTCAGTGCGCCTATGACATTGCCAAGGCTGCTAAACAATTGGTCACCATCACAACCAAAGAAAACACAAACTAA
- the GIT2 gene encoding ARF GTPase-activating protein GIT2 isoform X4 translates to MSKRMKSLEVCADCNVQDPRWASINRGVLICDECCSVHRSLGRHISQVRHLKHTPWPPTLLQMVQTLYGNGANSIWEHTLLDPASIMSGKRKANPQDKLHPNKAEFIRAKYQMLAFVHRLPCRDDDSVTAKDLSKQLHSSVRTGNLETCLRLLSLGAQANFFNPEKGSTSLHVAAKAGQILQAELLAVYGADPGTPDSVGKTPIDYARQGGHHDLADRLVEIQHELTDRLAFYLCGRKPDHRTGQHFIIPHMADSSLDLSELAKAAKKKLQSLSNHLFEELAMDVYDEVDRRETDAVWLATQNHSTLVTETTVVPFLPVNPEYSSTRNQGRQKLARFNAHEFATLVIDILSDAKRRQQGNSVVAQKDNVELVLKSISNQHSMESQDNDQPDYDSVASDEETDLENVPPNSNREKSLESDLSDGAFSVQEFLEVKNALTASEAKIQQLMKVNSNLSDELRIMQKKFQTLQCENTNLRRQATTNLYQVPTGSEYTDLANPPSLKRRPSGRGSRPMSMYETGSAQKPYLPMGEVTYPEESIKRLQPFPPHGSKVEKQSSVPESDYDNAFHDAELEEISSTRKGRQRSMPWHGDGSIPEMDDPDTDVSSTLPSTEDVIRKTEQITKNIQELLRAAQENKHDSYIPCSERIHVAVTEMAALFPKKPKSDMVRTSLRLLTSSAYRLQTECKKTLPIESSPSIDVQLVTQQVIQCAYDIAKAAKQLVTITTKENTN, encoded by the exons ATCCTCGCTGGGCCTCTATTAATAGAGGTGTTCTGATATGTGACGAATGCTGTAGTGTACATCGGAGCCTGGGGCGACATATCTCACAAGTGAGGCATCTGAAACACACGCCATGGCCACCTACCTTACTACAG ATGGTACAGACCTTGTATGGTAATGGGGCAAATTCAATATGGGAACATACTTTGCTGGACCCGGCATCTATAATGAGTGGGAAGCGGAAAGCCAATCCCCAGGATAAATTGCA CCCAAACAAAGCTGAATTTATAAGGGCGAAATATCAAATGCTGGCATTTGTTCACCGTTTACCCTGTCGAGATGATGATAGTGTTACAGCCAAAGATCTTAGTAAG CAACTTCATTCTAGCGTTAGGACTGGCAATTTGGAGACTTGTCTGCGGCTCTTATCCCTGGGGGCTCAAGCAAATTTTTTCAATCCG GAAAAAGGAAGTACATCTCTTCATGTGGCAGCAAAAGCAGGTCAGATATTACAGGCCGAGCTGCTCGCAGTCTACGGCGCAGATCCCGGCACACCTGATTCTGTTGGGAAAACGCCCATTGACTATGCAAG GCAAGGTGGCCACCATGATTTAGCAGATCGCCTTGTGGAAATTCAGCATGAATTGACTGACCGATTGGCATTCTATCTTTGTGGGAGGAAACCAG ACCACAGAACTGGACAGCACTTTATAATACCCCACATGGCAGATAG CAGTCTAGACTTATCAGAACTGGCTAAAGCTGCGAAGAAAAAGCTTCAGTCT TTAAGCAATCACTTATTTGAAGAGTTGGCAATGGATGTTTATGATGAAGTTGACAGACGAGAAACAGATGCAG TTTGGCTGGCTACCCAAAACCATAGCACACTTGTCACAGAAACCACTGTAGTACCTTTCCTTCCTGTGAATCCGGAATATTCTTCAACACGTAACCAG GGAAGACAGAAGTTGGCCCGTTTCAATGCCCATGAATTTGCCACCCTGGTAATAGACATTTTAAGTGATGCCAAAAGACGACAACAGGGAAATTCAGTAGTTGCGCAGAAAG ATAATGTGGAATTGGTTTTAAAAAGTATAAGCAATCAACATAGCATGGAAAGCCAAGATAATGACCAGCCTGACTACGATAGTGTCGCATCTGACGAAGAAACGGATTTGGAGAATGTTCCACCCAATTCTAATAGGGAAAAG AGTTTGGAGTCTGACTTATCTGATGGAGCCTTCTCAGTTCAAGAGTTCCTGGAGGTTAAGAATGCCCTGACTGCATCAGAAGCAAAAATTCAACAGTTAATGAAGGTTAATAGCAATCTTAGTGATGAGCTTCGGATAATGCAAAAAAAG TTCCAAACACTGCAGTGTGAGAACACCAACCTCAGGAGACAGGCCACAACTAACCTATATCAGGTCCCAACTGGGTCAGAATATACAGACCTTGCCAACCCACCTTCGTTAAAGAGGCGGCCTTCGGGAAGAGGTAGCAGGCCCATGTCCATGTATGAGACGGGATCTGCCCAGAAGCCCTACCTCCCAATGGGAGAAGTTACTTACCCAGAAGAAAGTATTAAACGGCTACAACCTTTCCCACCACAT GGGTCAAAAGTAGAGAAGCAGTCCAGTGTACCAGAAAGTGACTATGATAATGCCTTTCATGATGCAGAGCTGGAAGAAATAAG CTCAACGAGGAAAGGGAGACAGAGGAGCATGCCCTGGCATGGAGATGGCTCCATTCCTGAGATGGATGACCCTGATACAGATGTGAGCTCCACATTGCCCAGCACGGAGGATGTCATTCGTAAGACTGAACAAATTACCAAAAACATCCAAGAGCTGCTTAGGGCAGCGCAGGAGAACAAACATGACAG CTATATACCATGTTCAGAAAGAATACACGTTGCAGTGACAGAAATGGCAGCCCTCTTCCCAAAG AAACCCAAATCGGACATGGTGAGAACATCGCTCCGACTGCTTACGTCCAGTGCTTATCGGCTGCAAACGGAATGCAAAAAGACCCTGCCAATAGAGTCCAGTCCAAGCATTGATGTCCAGTTGGTGACGCAGCAAGTCATTCAGTGCGCCTATGACATTGCCAAGGCTGCTAAACAATTGGTCACCATCACAACCAAAGAAAACACAAACTAA
- the GIT2 gene encoding ARF GTPase-activating protein GIT2 isoform X1, translating into MSKRMKSLEVCADCNVQDPRWASINRGVLICDECCSVHRSLGRHISQVRHLKHTPWPPTLLQMVQTLYGNGANSIWEHTLLDPASIMSGKRKANPQDKLHPNKAEFIRAKYQMLAFVHRLPCRDDDSVTAKDLSKQLHSSVRTGNLETCLRLLSLGAQANFFNPEKGSTSLHVAAKAGQILQAELLAVYGADPGTPDSVGKTPIDYARQGGHHDLADRLVEIQHELTDRLAFYLCGRKPDHRTGQHFIIPHMADSSLDLSELAKAAKKKLQSLSNHLFEELAMDVYDEVDRRETDAVWLATQNHSTLVTETTVVPFLPVNPEYSSTRNQGRQKLARFNAHEFATLVIDILSDAKRRQQGNSVVAQKDNVELVLKSISNQHSMESQDNDQPDYDSVASDEETDLENVPPNSNREKSLESDLSDGAFSVQEFLEVKNALTASEAKIQQLMKVNSNLSDELRIMQKKFQTLQCENTNLRRQATTNLYQVPTGSEYTDLANPPSLKRRPSGRGSRPMSMYETGSAQKPYLPMGEVTYPEESIKRLQPFPPHIGRSAYVTSSSSLPSFPSTLSWSRDESTRRGSKVEKQSSVPESDYDNAFHDAELEEISSTRKGRQRSMPWHGDGSIPEMDDPDTDVSSTLPSTEDVIRKTEQITKNIQELLRAAQENKHDSYIPCSERIHVAVTEMAALFPKKPKSDMVRTSLRLLTSSAYRLQTECKKTLPIESSPSIDVQLVTQQVIQCAYDIAKAAKQLVTITTKENTN; encoded by the exons ATCCTCGCTGGGCCTCTATTAATAGAGGTGTTCTGATATGTGACGAATGCTGTAGTGTACATCGGAGCCTGGGGCGACATATCTCACAAGTGAGGCATCTGAAACACACGCCATGGCCACCTACCTTACTACAG ATGGTACAGACCTTGTATGGTAATGGGGCAAATTCAATATGGGAACATACTTTGCTGGACCCGGCATCTATAATGAGTGGGAAGCGGAAAGCCAATCCCCAGGATAAATTGCA CCCAAACAAAGCTGAATTTATAAGGGCGAAATATCAAATGCTGGCATTTGTTCACCGTTTACCCTGTCGAGATGATGATAGTGTTACAGCCAAAGATCTTAGTAAG CAACTTCATTCTAGCGTTAGGACTGGCAATTTGGAGACTTGTCTGCGGCTCTTATCCCTGGGGGCTCAAGCAAATTTTTTCAATCCG GAAAAAGGAAGTACATCTCTTCATGTGGCAGCAAAAGCAGGTCAGATATTACAGGCCGAGCTGCTCGCAGTCTACGGCGCAGATCCCGGCACACCTGATTCTGTTGGGAAAACGCCCATTGACTATGCAAG GCAAGGTGGCCACCATGATTTAGCAGATCGCCTTGTGGAAATTCAGCATGAATTGACTGACCGATTGGCATTCTATCTTTGTGGGAGGAAACCAG ACCACAGAACTGGACAGCACTTTATAATACCCCACATGGCAGATAG CAGTCTAGACTTATCAGAACTGGCTAAAGCTGCGAAGAAAAAGCTTCAGTCT TTAAGCAATCACTTATTTGAAGAGTTGGCAATGGATGTTTATGATGAAGTTGACAGACGAGAAACAGATGCAG TTTGGCTGGCTACCCAAAACCATAGCACACTTGTCACAGAAACCACTGTAGTACCTTTCCTTCCTGTGAATCCGGAATATTCTTCAACACGTAACCAG GGAAGACAGAAGTTGGCCCGTTTCAATGCCCATGAATTTGCCACCCTGGTAATAGACATTTTAAGTGATGCCAAAAGACGACAACAGGGAAATTCAGTAGTTGCGCAGAAAG ATAATGTGGAATTGGTTTTAAAAAGTATAAGCAATCAACATAGCATGGAAAGCCAAGATAATGACCAGCCTGACTACGATAGTGTCGCATCTGACGAAGAAACGGATTTGGAGAATGTTCCACCCAATTCTAATAGGGAAAAG AGTTTGGAGTCTGACTTATCTGATGGAGCCTTCTCAGTTCAAGAGTTCCTGGAGGTTAAGAATGCCCTGACTGCATCAGAAGCAAAAATTCAACAGTTAATGAAGGTTAATAGCAATCTTAGTGATGAGCTTCGGATAATGCAAAAAAAG TTCCAAACACTGCAGTGTGAGAACACCAACCTCAGGAGACAGGCCACAACTAACCTATATCAGGTCCCAACTGGGTCAGAATATACAGACCTTGCCAACCCACCTTCGTTAAAGAGGCGGCCTTCGGGAAGAGGTAGCAGGCCCATGTCCATGTATGAGACGGGATCTGCCCAGAAGCCCTACCTCCCAATGGGAGAAGTTACTTACCCAGAAGAAAGTATTAAACGGCTACAACCTTTCCCACCACAT ATCGGGAGGAGTGCTTATGTGACCTCCTCTTCATCCCTGCCTTCCTTCCCCTCCACGCTTTCCTGGTCAAGAGATGAAAGCACACGAAGG GGGTCAAAAGTAGAGAAGCAGTCCAGTGTACCAGAAAGTGACTATGATAATGCCTTTCATGATGCAGAGCTGGAAGAAATAAG CTCAACGAGGAAAGGGAGACAGAGGAGCATGCCCTGGCATGGAGATGGCTCCATTCCTGAGATGGATGACCCTGATACAGATGTGAGCTCCACATTGCCCAGCACGGAGGATGTCATTCGTAAGACTGAACAAATTACCAAAAACATCCAAGAGCTGCTTAGGGCAGCGCAGGAGAACAAACATGACAG CTATATACCATGTTCAGAAAGAATACACGTTGCAGTGACAGAAATGGCAGCCCTCTTCCCAAAG AAACCCAAATCGGACATGGTGAGAACATCGCTCCGACTGCTTACGTCCAGTGCTTATCGGCTGCAAACGGAATGCAAAAAGACCCTGCCAATAGAGTCCAGTCCAAGCATTGATGTCCAGTTGGTGACGCAGCAAGTCATTCAGTGCGCCTATGACATTGCCAAGGCTGCTAAACAATTGGTCACCATCACAACCAAAGAAAACACAAACTAA
- the GIT2 gene encoding ARF GTPase-activating protein GIT2 isoform X5, whose amino-acid sequence MSKRMKSLEVCADCNVQDPRWASINRGVLICDECCSVHRSLGRHISQVRHLKHTPWPPTLLQMVQTLYGNGANSIWEHTLLDPASIMSGKRKANPQDKLHPNKAEFIRAKYQMLAFVHRLPCRDDDSVTAKDLSKQLHSSVRTGNLETCLRLLSLGAQANFFNPEKGSTSLHVAAKAGQILQAELLAVYGADPGTPDSVGKTPIDYARQGGHHDLADRLVEIQHELTDRLAFYLCGRKPDHRTGQHFIIPHMADSSLDLSELAKAAKKKLQSLSNHLFEELAMDVYDEVDRRETDAVWLATQNHSTLVTETTVVPFLPVNPEYSSTRNQGRQKLARFNAHEFATLVIDILSDAKRRQQGNSVVAQKDNVELVLKSISNQHSMESQDNDQPDYDSVASDEETDLENVPPNSNREKSLESDLSDGAFSVQEFLEVKNALTASEAKIQQLMKVNSNLSDELRIMQKKGSKVEKQSSVPESDYDNAFHDAELEEISSTRKGRQRSMPWHGDGSIPEMDDPDTDVSSTLPSTEDVIRKTEQITKNIQELLRAAQENKHDSYIPCSERIHVAVTEMAALFPKKPKSDMVRTSLRLLTSSAYRLQTECKKTLPIESSPSIDVQLVTQQVIQCAYDIAKAAKQLVTITTKENTN is encoded by the exons ATCCTCGCTGGGCCTCTATTAATAGAGGTGTTCTGATATGTGACGAATGCTGTAGTGTACATCGGAGCCTGGGGCGACATATCTCACAAGTGAGGCATCTGAAACACACGCCATGGCCACCTACCTTACTACAG ATGGTACAGACCTTGTATGGTAATGGGGCAAATTCAATATGGGAACATACTTTGCTGGACCCGGCATCTATAATGAGTGGGAAGCGGAAAGCCAATCCCCAGGATAAATTGCA CCCAAACAAAGCTGAATTTATAAGGGCGAAATATCAAATGCTGGCATTTGTTCACCGTTTACCCTGTCGAGATGATGATAGTGTTACAGCCAAAGATCTTAGTAAG CAACTTCATTCTAGCGTTAGGACTGGCAATTTGGAGACTTGTCTGCGGCTCTTATCCCTGGGGGCTCAAGCAAATTTTTTCAATCCG GAAAAAGGAAGTACATCTCTTCATGTGGCAGCAAAAGCAGGTCAGATATTACAGGCCGAGCTGCTCGCAGTCTACGGCGCAGATCCCGGCACACCTGATTCTGTTGGGAAAACGCCCATTGACTATGCAAG GCAAGGTGGCCACCATGATTTAGCAGATCGCCTTGTGGAAATTCAGCATGAATTGACTGACCGATTGGCATTCTATCTTTGTGGGAGGAAACCAG ACCACAGAACTGGACAGCACTTTATAATACCCCACATGGCAGATAG CAGTCTAGACTTATCAGAACTGGCTAAAGCTGCGAAGAAAAAGCTTCAGTCT TTAAGCAATCACTTATTTGAAGAGTTGGCAATGGATGTTTATGATGAAGTTGACAGACGAGAAACAGATGCAG TTTGGCTGGCTACCCAAAACCATAGCACACTTGTCACAGAAACCACTGTAGTACCTTTCCTTCCTGTGAATCCGGAATATTCTTCAACACGTAACCAG GGAAGACAGAAGTTGGCCCGTTTCAATGCCCATGAATTTGCCACCCTGGTAATAGACATTTTAAGTGATGCCAAAAGACGACAACAGGGAAATTCAGTAGTTGCGCAGAAAG ATAATGTGGAATTGGTTTTAAAAAGTATAAGCAATCAACATAGCATGGAAAGCCAAGATAATGACCAGCCTGACTACGATAGTGTCGCATCTGACGAAGAAACGGATTTGGAGAATGTTCCACCCAATTCTAATAGGGAAAAG AGTTTGGAGTCTGACTTATCTGATGGAGCCTTCTCAGTTCAAGAGTTCCTGGAGGTTAAGAATGCCCTGACTGCATCAGAAGCAAAAATTCAACAGTTAATGAAGGTTAATAGCAATCTTAGTGATGAGCTTCGGATAATGCAAAAAAAG GGGTCAAAAGTAGAGAAGCAGTCCAGTGTACCAGAAAGTGACTATGATAATGCCTTTCATGATGCAGAGCTGGAAGAAATAAG CTCAACGAGGAAAGGGAGACAGAGGAGCATGCCCTGGCATGGAGATGGCTCCATTCCTGAGATGGATGACCCTGATACAGATGTGAGCTCCACATTGCCCAGCACGGAGGATGTCATTCGTAAGACTGAACAAATTACCAAAAACATCCAAGAGCTGCTTAGGGCAGCGCAGGAGAACAAACATGACAG CTATATACCATGTTCAGAAAGAATACACGTTGCAGTGACAGAAATGGCAGCCCTCTTCCCAAAG AAACCCAAATCGGACATGGTGAGAACATCGCTCCGACTGCTTACGTCCAGTGCTTATCGGCTGCAAACGGAATGCAAAAAGACCCTGCCAATAGAGTCCAGTCCAAGCATTGATGTCCAGTTGGTGACGCAGCAAGTCATTCAGTGCGCCTATGACATTGCCAAGGCTGCTAAACAATTGGTCACCATCACAACCAAAGAAAACACAAACTAA